The Etheostoma cragini isolate CJK2018 unplaced genomic scaffold, CSU_Ecrag_1.0 ScbMSFa_1921, whole genome shotgun sequence genome contains the following window.
GGAATGACGGACATGTTTGGTGGTGGGGCAAATCTGAGAGGCATTTCAGAGGAGGGCGGACTGGCCGTCTCAAAAGTAAGAAACcagaatattttattatttcaaacatATTCCATTTCCATCCGCCTGTCGTCTCACTGACTCTGTGTTGCAGGTTCTGCACAAAGCGACGCTAGACGTGGACGAGACCGGCGCCGAAGCTGCAGCCGCCACCGCCGTCCTCATCGGACGGACGATTGAAATCCCGACCGAAGTCTCGGTGCTGAAGTTCAACCGTCCGTTCATGGTCCTCATCACTGAACGCATCACTGAGAAGATCCTCTTCATGGGAAAGATCCTCAACCCGACTGTCTGATGGTCTCTCGGGGTCCATCTCATATATAAAGGAGTCAGACAAACCTTTGCTTGTTGTCTCTTGCTTTATTAACAGTGTACCTAgagttaaaatacaataaaatatcatGATTAGAaaatttggtgtgtgtgtgtgtgtggtcatttgtaacagatacaaaataaatacaataattaaatacaataagGGCCGACAGTGTTCTGGTTGTTAAAATCGTAAAAACTTTAAGActataacaataaaacaggaaacagaacacatacgagacaagaccaaaaataggctcgttcgagatgaacgcCTGTAAAGTAGATGATAGCAggcggcggggggggggggacagtttccagccgattccagacgccttcaggctggacaggaagtgaccaAAACACTGTGGTgtgattccgatttaataaaatctaATCAGACCCAAATATCAGCTGGTACccagtctctagttgttttaattatgacagagtagatCTCAGGATGTTCTACATGAGATCTGATTTTAATCAAGAACACTCTGTAAgtgatccgtgatctgatcacatttagtctctctgacttctaaacgtctaTCAgccacaacatgtgttctgtacagaataagtctttaaatcagacacatAGCTGTTAAAATcgctccgattcaaaaacaataaaaagttta
Protein-coding sequences here:
- the LOC117940207 gene encoding alpha-1-antitrypsin homolog yields the protein MCFRRHNLYVPKFSIKTSYKLNDVLSEMGMTDMFGGGANLRGISEEGGLAVSKVLHKATLDVDETGAEAAAATAVLIGRTIEIPTEVSVLKFNRPFMVLITERITEKILFMGKILNPTV